AGGCAGTTGCCGTAGCCGCCGATGCCGGCCACCACACCCGGGAGGACGCGCTTGGTGTCGGGGTGGTCCGCGGCGCCGAAGCGGAGCGGGTCCACGACCGCCACCGGCCTGGCGCCCATCGCGATGATGTCGCGGACGATGCCGCCGACGCCCGTGGCCGCGCCCTGGTAGGGCTCGACGTAGGACGGGTGGTTGTGCGACTCGACCTTGAAGGTGACCGCGTAACCCTGGCCGACGTCGACCACGCCCGCGTTCTCGCCGATGCCGACGAGCAGGGCGTCGGACTGCGGGGCCTTCTCGCCGAACTGGCGGAGGTGGACCTTGGAGGACTTGTAGGAGCAGTGCTCGGACCACATGACCGAGTACATGGCCAGCTCGGCACCGGTCGGGCGGCGGCCGAGGATCTCGACCACGCGCTCGTACTCGTCCTTCTTCAGGCCGAGTTCGGCCCAGGGCAGCTCGACGTCGGGGGTCTCGGCCGCGTGCTCGACCGTGTCCAGAGGCGTCCGGCTCATGCGTTGACCAGCTTCTTGAGGATCGAGGTGAAGAAGGGGAGGCCGTCGGTGCGGCCCGACCCGATGAGCGGCTCGACGGCGTGCTCCGGGTGCGGCATGAGGCCCACGACGTTCCCGGCGGCGTTCGTGATGCCGGCGATGTCCCGGAGCGAGCCGTTCGGGTTGAAGTCGCGGTACCGGAAGACGACCCGGCCCTCCGCCTCCAGTTCGTCGAGCGTGCGCTCGTCGGCGACGTACCGGCCGTCCATGTTCTTCAGCGGGATGTGGATCTCCTGGCCGGCGTCGTAGTCGACGGTCCAGGCGGTGTCCGCGTTCTCCACCCGCAGCTTCTGGTCGCGGCAGATGAAGTGCAGGTGGTTGTTGCCGAGCATCGCGCCCGGGAGGAGGTGTGCCTCGGTGAGAATCTGGAAGCCGTTGCAGATGCCGAGGACCGGCATGCCCGACTTCGCCTGCTCGATGACCGACTCCATCACCGGCGAGAAACGCGAGATGGCACCCGCGCGCAGATAGTCGCCGTAGGAGAATCCGCCGGGCAGAACTACCGCGTCGACCTGCCCCAGGTCCTTGTCCTTGTGCCAGAGGGCTACCGGCTCGGCACCCGCGAGGCGGATCGCGCGCTGGGTGTCCCGGTCGTCCAGGGAACCCGGAAAGGTGACGACTCCAATACGAGCAGTCACTTCTCTTCCCCCACCATCTCCTCCACCTTCACGGTGAAGTCCTCGATCACGGTGTTGGCGAGGAAGGATTCCGCAAGATCATGGATGCGGGCGAGCACGGCGTCGTCCACCGGTCCGTCAACTTCCAGTTCGAATCGCTTTCCCTGACGTACGTCGGAGACACCCTCGAAACCGAGACGCGGCAGTGCACGCTGCACCGCCTGGCCCTGGGGGTCGAGGATCTCCGGCTTGAGCATGACGTCGACTACGACGCGTGCCACTGGCACTCCCGGTGTTGTGGTGCTGAGCAAGGTCCCTGGCGAGGTTGCTGGCGAGGTTCCTACAGGTGGCTTCAGACTACCTGTACAAAATTTCTACGCGGGTAGATTCGTAGGAATCTACGGAAACCCGGGAGATCGGCATCACGATCCGGTATCGGAGCGGTGCCATCCCGAAAAATTCTGGGAAAGATCCGGGTTCACACCCAGGATGTCTATTGCGGGGAGACACGCGGAGAGATTTAGTCGGGCTTCCCATTGCAATGCCGGGCACTGTACAAAGGAAAAGGCATTAGCCGATACTTTGCCCAATAACAGTCGGACAACCAGTCGGACAACCGAGATCTCCCGACGCCTCCCGACGTCTTCGCACGTCGTGGCAGAGGTGTCGCACGAAGGGACCGATATTCGTGGCTCAGCGTGTCGTGGTCACACTCTCAGACGACATCGACGGCTCGGAAGCGGCGGAAACCATCGCCTTCGGACTCGACGGCAAGTCGTACGAGATCGACCTGAATCAAACGAATGCCAAGAAACTGCGTAAGGCCCTGGAGCCGTACGTGGAGGCCGGCCGCAAGCGGTCGCGCTCCGGCAAGGCGTACAAGCAGACGGAGGTCGCCCCCGACCCGTCGGCGGTCCGGGCCTGGGCCCTCGCCAACAAGTTCGACGTACCGACGCGCGGGCGCATCCCCAAGAAGGTGTACGAGGCCTTCACCGCCGCCCAGTAGTCCTCCGGGAGCCCGTCGGCAGCCGCCCCGCGGCGGCCCAGCAGTACCCCCGCCGCCCTCCAGGAGCCCCTCGGCGCAACCGACTTGCGTTGCCCCCCTGCTGATCAGCTAGAGTTCGGAGCACGCCGAGGGGCGAGGCCGAAAGGCCCGGCTCACGGAGGCTTGCGGGTGTAGTTCAGTAGCAGAACATCCCCCTTCCAGGGGGAAGGCGCAGTGTGCAATTCCTGTCACCCGCTCTGCATCGCCGGTCTGACCACTCTTGTGGATCAGGTAGGCTGGTGCTCGCGCCAGTCGGTGAAAGCCGACTGGAGGCAATGCGGACGTAGCTCAGTTGGTAGAGCGCAACCTTGCCAAGGTTGAGGTCGCCAGTTCGAACCTGGTCGTCCGCTCCAGATCAAGACCCCGGTCCAATGGACCGGGGTCTTCTTCGTGTCCGCCTGTCGCGCGTTCCTGTCACGGGTTCCTGTCACGGGTTCGGCTGCCGTCGGCGTCTGACATTTGTCATGTGCGCTGATGACACCACGCACTGCCTTCCCCTCCTTCCCGCCGGGATGCTGAAGGCATGGAAACCAACGAACACGAACACGTGATTGAGGTCACTGACCTGCGGCGTGTGTACGGGGGCGGGTTCGAGGCGGTGCGCGGGGTGTCGTTCTCCGTGGGCCGCGGGGAGATCTTCGCCCTGCTGGGCACGAACGGCGCGGGCAAGACGTCGACCGTCGAACTGCTGGAAGGGCTGGCGCCGTCGGCCGGGGGGCGCGTGCGGGTGCTGGGCCATGATCCGTACACCGAGCGGGCCCTCGTACGGCCGCGTACCGGCGTGATGCTCCAGGAGGGCGGCTTCCCGTCCGAGCTGACCGTAGGCGAGACCGCGCGGATGTGGGCCGGGTGCACGAGCGGAGCGCGGCCCGAGGCGGAGGCGCTGGCGCTCGTCGGGCTGGCGCGGCGCACCGACGTACGCGTGAAGCAGTTGTCCGGAGGCGAGCGGCGGCGGCTCGACCTCGCGCTCGCGATCCTCGGCAACCCCGAGGTGCTGTTCCTCGACGAACCGACGACCGGACTCGACGCCGAAGGGCGCCGCGCCACCTGGGAGTTGGTACGGGAGCTGCGTGCCGGCGGGACGACCGTGCTGCTCACCACGCACTACCTGGAAGAGGCCGAGAACCTCGCGGACCGTCTCGCCATCCTCCACGAGGGGCGCATCGCCGCCGCCGGAACACCCACCGAGGTGACCGCCTCGCAGCCGTCCCGGATCTCCTTCGAACTGCCCTCCGGGTACTTCGTCGGCGACCTGCCGCCGCTCGGCCCGCTCGGCGTGAGCGGGTACGAGGAGGACGGACGGGTCGTACTGCTGCGGACCCATGAACTCCAGCGCGCGGCAACGCGGTTGCTGGTCTGGGCCGAGGAGGCCGGGGTCACTCTGCGGGGACTGGACGTGCGGTCGGCGTCGCTGGAGGAGGCGTTTCTGCGGATCGCGCGGGAGGCGTCGGCAGGCGTGAAGGGTGTGGAGGGTGTGGAGAGTCCCGTCGTCGCCGAGGAGCGTGTCGCGTGAGTCGTACGAGTGCGGTTGCCGGTATCGGTCGTACGACTCCCGCCGGGCGGATGCGGGCCCTGGCGCTGGCGGAGTCGACGTTGTTCCTGCGCAACAAGGGCACGCTCGTCGCCGCCCTGTTCGTGCCGCTGGTGCTGCCGTTCAGTGTGCGGACCGCCATGTCGGACGCGGACCTGAAAGAGGCCGGACTCAACGTCGGGACGCTCGTCCTGCCCGCCTCCGTCGGCTTCTCGCTGCTCTTCGCCGTGTACGCGGCCCTCGTGGGCGTCTTCGTCGCCCGGCGCGAGGAACTCGTCCTCAAACGGCTGCGCACCGGCGAGCTGCGCGACGTCGAGATCCTCACCGGGTCGGCGCTCCCGGCGGTCGCGACAGGCGTCGTACAGTGCCTGCTGCTGACCCTCGGCTGTACCGTCCTGCTCGATCTCGACGCGCCGTCGGCACCCCAACTCGCCGTCATCGGGCTGTTGTTGGGCCTGCTGACCGCTGTGGCGCTGGCCGCTCTCACCGCCAGCTTCAGCCGGACCACCGAGAGCGCGCAGGTCACCTCGCTGCCGCTGATGCTTCTCTCGTTCATCGGCTCCGGGATCACCGTCCCGCTGGAGTTTCTGCCCGACCGGCTCGCCTCGTTCTGCGAGCTGCTCCCGCTGACGCCCGCGATCACCCTCGTACGCGGCGCCTGGACCGGTGACCTCTCGGCGTACGAGGCCCTGGGTGCCGTACTGACCGGCCTGGCCTGGACCGTCCTGTCGGTGTTTGCTGTACGACGGTGGTTCCGCTGGGAACCGCGGCGGTAGGGGACGGGGGACCAGGAAATGCGCAGGCCCGGGAGCTGGTGGGGGCGGAAGAGCACGCCGGCGAAGGTGGAGACGTACACGCGCTGGTCGTTTCATCTGTTCCCCTTCGTCGAGGTGACCGCGATCGGACTGCCCATCCTCGGGCAGGCGGGGGCACGGCTCGCGCCCTGGCTGTTCCTGCTGGTGTGCGTGCACTCCGTGCTCTGCGCGGTGACCGCGTCCCGGGCGCTGGACTGGGTCCGCGGGACCCGGGAACAGCCGTTGCGGCTGCTGGCCGTACTCGGCGCCATCACTGCGGGGACCGGGGTCGTGGCTCTCGTCCTGGTCACGCGCGGGCCGGGCGGCGAGGACATGGAGACCGCCGCCGGCAGCCTGTTCGCCGGGGCGATCTCCTTCGGCGTCGGCACCCTCACCCTCGGCATGCGCAGCAGGCTGCGGATGCTGGGGCTGGTGGCCGGGCTGGCCGCGGGCACGGTCGCCGTCGCCCTCCCGCTGGGCCTCCCGGTGGGAACGGCCCTCGGCACGGGGCTGGCCGTCCTGGTCGGCGCCGGATTCATCGCACTCACCTACTCCTTCTCCGTCTGGCTGCTCAAGGCCGTGTACGAACTCGACGAGGCCCGCGAGACCCGGGCCCGGCTCGCCGTCGCCGAGGAGCGGCTGCGGTTCGGGCGCGATCTGCACGACGTGATGGGACGGAACCTGGCGGTGATCGCCCTCAAGAGCGAACTGGCCGTGCAGCTCGCCCGGCGCGAACGGCCCGAGGCCGTCGACCAGATGATCGAGGTGCAGCGGATCGCACGGGAGTCGCAGCGGGAGGTACGGGATGTCGTACGGGGGTACCGCGAGGCCGACCTCGGTGCGGAACTCCTGGGCGCGCGGGGGGTGTTGGCCGCCGCGGGCATCTCGTGCGAGGTCACCGGGGAAGCGGCCGGGCTGCCCGGCGAGGTGCAGTCGGCGCTCGGGTGGGTGGTCCGGGAGGCGACGACCAACGTGCTGCGGCACGGGGATGCCGGGTGGTGCGGAGTGGGGGTACGGGTTGGTGACGGGCGGGTGGTGCTGACGGTGGAGAACGACGGCGTCGTGGGCGGCAGGGAATCCGGTGAGGGCTCCGGGGCGGGTGCGGGGACCGGACTTGTCGGGCTGCGGGAGCGGCTGTCCGCCGTCGACGGACGGCTGGAGGCGGGCATCGTGGGCGCCGGCGGGGACCGGTTCCGGGTGGTCGCCACCGTGCCCCTGCCCACAGGCCCGGGGGCGGGCTCGGGGGCGGGGTCTGACGCAGGGGCCGTTGTGAGCGGGGTCACTTCATGAGCGGTGTACGGCTGCTGCTCGCCGACGACGAGCACCTCATCCGGGGTGCGCTGGCCGCGCTGCTCGGTCTGGAGGACGATCTCGTGGTCGTCGCCGAGGCCGCCACCGGGCCCGAGGCGCTGGCCATGGCCCGGGCGCACCGGCCCGACGTCGCGGTGCTCGACCTTGAGATGCCGGGCGCGGACGGTGTGAAGGTCGCCACATCGCTGCGGGCCGAACTGCCGGAGTGCCGGGTGCTGATCGTGACCAGCCACGGCAGGCCCGGACATCTGAAGCGGGCGCTTGAGGCGGGTGTGCGGGGGTTCGTCCCCAAGACGGTCAGCGCGCAGCGGCTCGCCGAGATCATCCGTACCGTGCACGCCGGAAACCGTTACGTCGACCCCGAGTTGGCCGCCGACGCGATCTCCGCCGGGGACTCGCCGCTCACCCCGCGCGAGGCCGAGGTGCTCGAACTCGCCGCCGACGGCGCGCCGGTCGCGGAGATCGCGGAACGGGCCGCGCTGTCGCAGGGGACCGTACGCAACTATCTGTCGTCGGCCGTCTCGAAGCTCGGGGCGGAGAACCGGCATTCGGCTGTACGGCTCGCGCGGCTCCGCGGTTGGGTATAGTTGCTCTCGCGCCACGGCACGTACGGCTTGTACGACACGTACCGGGACGCGATGCGGACGTAGCTCAGTTGGTAGAGCGCAACCTTGCCAAGGTTGAGGTCGCCAGTTCGAACCTGGTCGTCCGCTCCAGATCAAGACCCCGGTCCAATGGACCGGGGTCTTCTTCGTGTGCCGGCGCCGGGCGCCGTGCTGGGCGCTATGTCCAGCTCAGGCCCGTCAGGCGCTCGTACGCCTCGATGTACTTCGCGCGGGTCGCGTCGGTGACGTGCTGCGGGAGCGGCGGCGGGGGCTGCTCGCCGGCGCGGACCCAGCCGGATTCCGGGGACGTGAGCCAGTCCCGTACGAACTGCTTGTCGAACGAGGGCTGCGCGTGGCCCGGCTCCCACCGGTCGGCCGGCCAGAAGCGGGACGAGTCCGGGGTGAGGACCTCGTCGGCGAGGATGAGGGTCTCGCCTGCCGCCGTGCTCTCGTAGCCGAACTCGAACTTCGTGTCCGCGAGGATGATGCCCCGGTCACGGGCGATGTCGCGGGCGCGGGAGTACACGGCGAGGGTCGCCTGGCGGAGCTGGGCGGCGGACTCGGCGCCGATCTGGCGGGCGACCTCCTCGTACGACACGTTCTCGTCGTGCTCGCCGACCGCGGCCTTCGTGGCCGGGGTGAAGATCGGGGCGGGGAGCTCGGAGCCGTCGGTGAGACCCTCGGGGAGGGCCAGGCCGCAGACCGTACGGGACGCGTTGTACTCGGTGAGGCCGGAGCCGGTGAGGTAGCCGCGGGCCACGCACTCCACCGGCATCATGCGCAGGGACTTGCAGATCAGGGTGCGGCCCGCCCAGTCGGCGGGGGCGCCCGGTGGGAGTTCGGTGCTCAGGACGTGGTTGGGGGCCAGGTCGGCGAGCTGGTCGAACCACCAGAGCGAGAGCTGGGTGAGGACGCGGCCCTTGTCGGGGATCTCCGTCCGCAGCACCCAGTCGAAGGCGGACATGCGGTCGCTGGCGACCATCACGAGGTCGCCCGCCTCGTTCTGGTACAGGTCGCGCACCTTGCCGGTGTGCAGATGCACCAGACCCGGAACCTGGAGGGGCTCGGGCTTTTCTACGAATCCGGACACGGTTCCTCCCCGTGGTGATGTCCAAGTGGCTCGATTCTCCCGTATGCGGAGCACTTGTTTTCGCCGGGGGCAGGGGGAGGGCGGCGAGAGGGGCGACTCAGTCCCGTTTGCAGATGCGGTCGAGGAGGTTCGCGGTGGCCCGCTGGACCCGGGCGTCCACATGGCCGGGGCGGTCCAGGGACGGGGACCAGGCGAACGTTCCGGACGCGAAGACCAGGGCTCCGGACGGGGACCGGTAGAGGGAGGTCTCCTGGTGGCGGAGGGTGCCTTCGCTGTCGGCGTACGGGGAGTGGGCGAGGAGGACGCGGTCGTCGTGCTCGGGGAGCTGGGTGCGCGGGAAGTAGCGGTCGGCCTCCCCGGCCACCATGCCGTCGATCTCGTCGCCGTCGTGGGCGCCGGTCGCCTCCCACATCCAGTGGTCGGCGTTCCGGACGATCAGGGGGGTGGGTTCGGGGACCCGGCCCGCGTACTGGATGCCGATCAACTGCTGCTCGGGGCGGTCGATTTCGCGCCACAGGGCCGATTTTCCGGGGCCGCGGCGCTTCCGGCAGGTGAGGAGGCGGTCCGGGACGCCGGACGGGGACGGGGCGAGCTCCACCTGCCAGTACATGGTGTTGGCGGAGAGGAAGACGAGGGACGTGCCGCTCTCGCGGGCGAGTTCGGTGGTGCGGCGCATCGCCGTGGACCAGTACTCGTCGTGGCCCGGGAAGACCAGGCCCCGGTAGCGGGTGGGGTCGACCCGGCCGGCGTGCAGGTCACGGGCGTCGGCGTAGGCGACGTCGTAGCCGTAGCGCTCGGCGAAGCGGATGAAGTCGTAGGCGTGACCGACGTGGAGGGGGAGGCCGGCCCCCGCGTACGGGCGGTCGAAGGAGACGGTGGTCGCGGCATCGGCCTCGCCGAGGAGCCGGCCCTGCTCGTCCCAGGCGTGGTAGAGGCTCGCGCCGGTGCGGCCGTCCTCCGGGTAGAGGTTGTACGCCTGCCAGGTGATGTCCGGCAGGAGGAGCAGCAGGTCCGCCGGGTGGTTGTCGCGGACCGTGAAGGGGATGTGGGAGCGGTAGCCGTCGGCGGTGGTGAGGACGGCGACGTACGCCCCGACGTTCCAGTACGACGGGATCTGCAGCCGCCAGGAGAGCCACCAGTGGTGGCAGGAGACGGTGCGGTCGGCGGTGAGCGGCGGGGGCTGGACGATGCCGGAGAGGCGAGGGCTGGTGGTGATCTTCGCGGCGCCGTCACCGCCGTAGTGGCCGATGCGGTAGATGTCCACGGCGAACTCCTGCGGCGGGTCGACCGTGATGTGGAAGTCGACGGCCTCGCCGGGGGAGGCGGGGCCGGTGGAGACGAACCCCTTGATCTGACGGTGCACGTCGTCGGCGGCACGGGGGCCACCGGTGGTGAGGGACGCGGTGCGGGAGGTGCGGGGGGCGGGGATTCCGGTGTCCCTCGTGCGTGTGGGGACGGTGGAGGCGGCTGTGGCGGCGGGTTCTAAGGAATCCACATACCAGGGGACGACGTGACCGGTGTCGTCGAAGTAGGTCTCGCTGCCTCGGAGCCAGGGGACGGGGCCCAGACCGAAGGGGTCCGTGACGGCGTGCGCGAGTGCTCCGGACTCCCAGCGGCGGATCGGCTGCGGTCCCATGACGGCGTCCTTCCCTGGCTCCCCCGGTTGCTGTCTTATGTCCCGTGCGATTGCCATGTGCGCGTTCGGTCCCAGCACATCACATTACGCACGCACTCCGTCACCGTTCGTCGCGAATTGGCCAGAAACGGAAGGGAGGGTTCCGGCCGGTTTCCCGCCCCCTCCCCCAGGGATGAGCGCGGGTGGGGGCGACGAGGCGAATTCTCGGGTCACACCAGACGTACGGGCTTCTCCGGGCGCACGCCTGTCGTGCGGAGCCAGGCGTCCAGAGGGGCCGGGTCGCCCGTCTCTATGAGGGCCAGGACCTTCGGGCCCAGGTCGGCCGCCCGTTCGCCGTTCAGGAGGAGCGCGGGGCCGTCGAGCCAGTCCAGGCCGGGCATCGCACCCGCCGTGTCCATCGCCGCGCAGCACACCATCGCGGTGACGTGATCGGCGAGCAGCTCGCGACCCGTGCGCGGGGGCTGCAACGGGAACAGGGGCAGCGAGCCCTCGTCCCAGAGTGCCGTGTCCGGGCCCTGGCCGGTCAGCCCCGCCGTGGCCTGCGGTCCGCCCACCGGCGCCGCCGCCTCCTCGCGGGCGACCTCCGCACTGAGCCCGGCGGCGAGAGCCTCACCACGCTCGCTCCCCAGCCGCTCGTCGTCCCCGTCCCCGTCCCTGTACTCGTCCCCGTGGTTGTCGTAGTCGTCCTTCGGCGTCTCCGCTCCCGGCTCCGCTCCCGTCTCTCCTCCCGGCTCCGCTGCCGCTGCCTCCGCCGTCGCGGGGGACTGGGGCGTCGTCAGGTGGTTCATCACGCGGGACAGGGTGGGGGCGTCGGGGTTCTGGGGTGCGGGCGACGGGGTGCGGTGGACGCCCCGCGCGTCCAGGGCGTCCAGGACCCGGTGGAGGCGGGCCGCGTCCATGCGCCACTTACGGTCGACGACCTCCTCCGGGTACTCCTGCCAGTCCACCGGCGCCCAGTCCGGGCCGGGCTCGGCCGGGCCCCCGTGGAAGAGGCGGGCGGCCAGCAGGGAGGCCGCCTCGTCGACCAGTCCGGGCTCTTCGAGGAGGTCACAGGCCGGGCGTTCGCCCAGCCGGGACGTGAAGCCCTCGGCCAGCCGGTCGCGCCGGGACAGTTCCGTGAGCGCCGCGACGACGCCCGCGTCCAGCCGGGCCGGCCAGCGGCCCATCCGCCAGGCGGGGAGCGCGACCCTGGTCAGCAGCCGGTCCCAGCCCGCGTACGCGAGGCCCACCTGCTCCTGCGCGACGATCCGCAGGCCGTAGTCCACGGCCTGTGCGCGCTCGGCGGCGGCTGCCGCGACCCCGCGCTCCATCTCGGACGCGTGCACCCGGCAGCTGCGCAGCAGCAGCCTCGCCACCCAGCCGACGCCCGCGAGCGCCGCACGGGACACGGGGTCGCGCCGGTGCGCCGCCGCCACGGCCACCGCCGCGTCGAGGCCCCGTACGAAGCGCCGCGCCGCCGCGATGTCCGGGTGCGCCGACGGTCCCGTACCGGCGACGACCGGGGCGAGGACCGCGCGCAGTTCGGCGACGCGCATCCACCACAGGAAGGGCGAACCGATCACCAGGACGGGCGATGCCGTCGCCGCCGCACGTCGGCGCTGTCCCTGGAAGGCGGGACGCAGACCTCGTACGCCCGATATCTCGTCCCGGCCCTCCGGCGGGGGCGGGGCGTTGGCGGGGTGGGTGCGGTCCTCCAGCCAGCTGTCGCAGTCCGGGGTGAGCGCTATCGCGGAGGGGGCGGGGACGCCCAGGCGGTCGGCCAGGTCGCGCACCAGGTGGTAGAGGTCCAGGGCCGATTCCTCGGCGATCGGGACCGTGGGGCTCATGGCCGGGCGGGCGCGGGCGACGACCAGGGCGACGACGGCCGCGGCGAGGAGCACGACCAGCGCGACGGCGCCGGTGATCCAGCGGGCGAGTTGCCAGGTGCCGCCCACGAGGTGGCCGGTGGAGCCGCCGGCCAGCAGCACGACGGCGACGGCCGCGGGCAGCAGGGCGACGGCCAGGGCCCTGCTGCGGATGCGCAGCACGGCGAGGGCCCGGGAACGCGCGACCTGCGCGCCCGCCTCCACACCCATACCGGTCACGACCGGATGTCACCCCCTACCTTTTCCGCTCTCACCCTGACGTTGCTCACTCCCCCACTGTGGCACCCACCACTGACATCGCAATGCCGGTGGGCCAAGTGCCGGAACGCTTGCGCCGCACCATAGTTGGGGGCCCGGTCCTCGTCAGCCGGATGGGGGATCGGTCACCCGATGGAATGGCTTTGGGGAGAGGTGGATGACACACAGCGACGACGAAGTGGCAGTTGGAAGGGGTTCGGGAGGGGCCTGAGAGGTGTTCGAGAGAGGTTCGAGAAGTCTGCATACGCGTCGATGAACCTCTCGGGCCCCGCATCCTTAGACGGCTGCGGGGCCCGAGAGGTTCATCGACGTGTGTGGGTACCGCTCGTGTGCCGGTACCGCTCGCGTACCAGTAGCCCTGGTGGGCCGGTACTTACTCCCCTGCCGCCGCCTTCGCCGCGATGTCCGTGCGGTGCTGGGAGCCGTCCAGGTGGATACGGCCGAGGGCGGTGTACGCGCGGTCGCGGGCCTCGCTCAGGTTCTTGCCGGTCGCCGTCACGGAGAGCACCCGGCCGCCCGCGCTCACGACCGTGTCACCGTCGTGCTTCGTGCCGGCGTGCAGGACGTACGCGTGCGGCGCGTCCTGTGCGGCGACGTCGGCCAGGCCCGTGATCGGGTCGCCGGTGCGCGGGGTGCCGGGGTAGTTGTGCGAGGCGATGACCACGGTGACGGCCGCGTCGTCGCTCCAGCGCAGCGGCTCCAGGTCGGCGAGGGTGCCGTTCGCTGCCGCGAGCAGGATGCC
The DNA window shown above is from Streptomyces sp. NBC_01451 and carries:
- the purQ gene encoding phosphoribosylformylglycinamidine synthase subunit PurQ, producing the protein MTARIGVVTFPGSLDDRDTQRAIRLAGAEPVALWHKDKDLGQVDAVVLPGGFSYGDYLRAGAISRFSPVMESVIEQAKSGMPVLGICNGFQILTEAHLLPGAMLGNNHLHFICRDQKLRVENADTAWTVDYDAGQEIHIPLKNMDGRYVADERTLDELEAEGRVVFRYRDFNPNGSLRDIAGITNAAGNVVGLMPHPEHAVEPLIGSGRTDGLPFFTSILKKLVNA
- a CDS encoding sensor histidine kinase, whose product is MRRPGSWWGRKSTPAKVETYTRWSFHLFPFVEVTAIGLPILGQAGARLAPWLFLLVCVHSVLCAVTASRALDWVRGTREQPLRLLAVLGAITAGTGVVALVLVTRGPGGEDMETAAGSLFAGAISFGVGTLTLGMRSRLRMLGLVAGLAAGTVAVALPLGLPVGTALGTGLAVLVGAGFIALTYSFSVWLLKAVYELDEARETRARLAVAEERLRFGRDLHDVMGRNLAVIALKSELAVQLARRERPEAVDQMIEVQRIARESQREVRDVVRGYREADLGAELLGARGVLAAAGISCEVTGEAAGLPGEVQSALGWVVREATTNVLRHGDAGWCGVGVRVGDGRVVLTVENDGVVGGRESGEGSGAGAGTGLVGLRERLSAVDGRLEAGIVGAGGDRFRVVATVPLPTGPGAGSGAGSDAGAVVSGVTS
- a CDS encoding phosphoribosylaminoimidazolesuccinocarboxamide synthase gives rise to the protein MSGFVEKPEPLQVPGLVHLHTGKVRDLYQNEAGDLVMVASDRMSAFDWVLRTEIPDKGRVLTQLSLWWFDQLADLAPNHVLSTELPPGAPADWAGRTLICKSLRMMPVECVARGYLTGSGLTEYNASRTVCGLALPEGLTDGSELPAPIFTPATKAAVGEHDENVSYEEVARQIGAESAAQLRQATLAVYSRARDIARDRGIILADTKFEFGYESTAAGETLILADEVLTPDSSRFWPADRWEPGHAQPSFDKQFVRDWLTSPESGWVRAGEQPPPPLPQHVTDATRAKYIEAYERLTGLSWT
- a CDS encoding N,N-dimethylformamidase beta subunit family domain-containing protein, with amino-acid sequence MGPQPIRRWESGALAHAVTDPFGLGPVPWLRGSETYFDDTGHVVPWYVDSLEPAATAASTVPTRTRDTGIPAPRTSRTASLTTGGPRAADDVHRQIKGFVSTGPASPGEAVDFHITVDPPQEFAVDIYRIGHYGGDGAAKITTSPRLSGIVQPPPLTADRTVSCHHWWLSWRLQIPSYWNVGAYVAVLTTADGYRSHIPFTVRDNHPADLLLLLPDITWQAYNLYPEDGRTGASLYHAWDEQGRLLGEADAATTVSFDRPYAGAGLPLHVGHAYDFIRFAERYGYDVAYADARDLHAGRVDPTRYRGLVFPGHDEYWSTAMRRTTELARESGTSLVFLSANTMYWQVELAPSPSGVPDRLLTCRKRRGPGKSALWREIDRPEQQLIGIQYAGRVPEPTPLIVRNADHWMWEATGAHDGDEIDGMVAGEADRYFPRTQLPEHDDRVLLAHSPYADSEGTLRHQETSLYRSPSGALVFASGTFAWSPSLDRPGHVDARVQRATANLLDRICKRD
- the purS gene encoding phosphoribosylformylglycinamidine synthase subunit PurS; the encoded protein is MARVVVDVMLKPEILDPQGQAVQRALPRLGFEGVSDVRQGKRFELEVDGPVDDAVLARIHDLAESFLANTVIEDFTVKVEEMVGEEK
- a CDS encoding ABC transporter ATP-binding protein, coding for METNEHEHVIEVTDLRRVYGGGFEAVRGVSFSVGRGEIFALLGTNGAGKTSTVELLEGLAPSAGGRVRVLGHDPYTERALVRPRTGVMLQEGGFPSELTVGETARMWAGCTSGARPEAEALALVGLARRTDVRVKQLSGGERRRLDLALAILGNPEVLFLDEPTTGLDAEGRRATWELVRELRAGGTTVLLTTHYLEEAENLADRLAILHEGRIAAAGTPTEVTASQPSRISFELPSGYFVGDLPPLGPLGVSGYEEDGRVVLLRTHELQRAATRLLVWAEEAGVTLRGLDVRSASLEEAFLRIAREASAGVKGVEGVESPVVAEERVA
- a CDS encoding response regulator transcription factor, translating into MSGVRLLLADDEHLIRGALAALLGLEDDLVVVAEAATGPEALAMARAHRPDVAVLDLEMPGADGVKVATSLRAELPECRVLIVTSHGRPGHLKRALEAGVRGFVPKTVSAQRLAEIIRTVHAGNRYVDPELAADAISAGDSPLTPREAEVLELAADGAPVAEIAERAALSQGTVRNYLSSAVSKLGAENRHSAVRLARLRGWV
- a CDS encoding ABC transporter permease, whose product is MRALALAESTLFLRNKGTLVAALFVPLVLPFSVRTAMSDADLKEAGLNVGTLVLPASVGFSLLFAVYAALVGVFVARREELVLKRLRTGELRDVEILTGSALPAVATGVVQCLLLTLGCTVLLDLDAPSAPQLAVIGLLLGLLTAVALAALTASFSRTTESAQVTSLPLMLLSFIGSGITVPLEFLPDRLASFCELLPLTPAITLVRGAWTGDLSAYEALGAVLTGLAWTVLSVFAVRRWFRWEPRR
- a CDS encoding histone-like nucleoid-structuring protein Lsr2, whose translation is MAQRVVVTLSDDIDGSEAAETIAFGLDGKSYEIDLNQTNAKKLRKALEPYVEAGRKRSRSGKAYKQTEVAPDPSAVRAWALANKFDVPTRGRIPKKVYEAFTAAQ